A single region of the Prochlorococcus marinus str. MIT 0917 genome encodes:
- a CDS encoding DUF3493 domain-containing protein: MNKPNKPGSNLDPNLRARLLKESKNPYRGLRRAVWIALFGSASVGFFIMITNIIAGDTVSINDLVIQSSALLILGFLLYKDRNKQKND, translated from the coding sequence TTGAATAAGCCTAATAAGCCAGGATCCAATTTAGATCCCAATTTAAGAGCAAGACTTTTGAAGGAGTCAAAAAATCCTTATCGGGGATTAAGAAGAGCTGTTTGGATAGCGCTTTTCGGTTCGGCTTCTGTTGGTTTTTTTATTATGATTACTAATATAATCGCAGGAGATACTGTCTCTATTAATGATCTTGTAATCCAAAGTTCAGCATTATTAATTCTTGGTTTTTTATTATATAAAGATAGGAATAAACAAAAAAATGATTAG